The following are from one region of the Streptomyces tuirus genome:
- a CDS encoding histidine phosphatase family protein, whose product MSEQRSNSAEDITVVHVMRHGEVANPDGILYGRLPGYHLSDLGRRMADRVAEHLSGRDVTHVVASPLERAQETAEPIAKAHGLDLATDERLIEADNIFQGKTFGVGDGALRKPGNWKHLVNPFRPSWGEPYVDQVVRMMSALGAAKDKARGHEAVVVSHQLPIWIVRSYVERRRLWHDPRKRQCTLASLTTFTYQGDRIVSVGYTEPARDLVPAHLLAGAKPVKGQAKAFGA is encoded by the coding sequence ATGAGCGAGCAGCGGAGCAACAGCGCCGAGGACATCACCGTCGTCCACGTCATGCGGCACGGCGAGGTCGCCAACCCGGACGGCATCCTCTACGGCCGCCTTCCCGGCTACCACCTCTCCGACCTGGGCCGGCGCATGGCCGACCGGGTCGCCGAGCACCTGTCCGGCCGTGATGTGACGCACGTCGTCGCCTCGCCGCTGGAGCGGGCGCAGGAGACGGCCGAGCCGATCGCCAAGGCGCACGGGCTGGATCTGGCGACCGACGAGCGGCTGATCGAGGCCGACAACATCTTCCAGGGCAAGACGTTCGGCGTCGGGGACGGGGCGCTGCGCAAGCCGGGCAACTGGAAGCACCTGGTCAATCCGTTCCGGCCGTCCTGGGGCGAGCCGTACGTCGACCAGGTCGTCCGCATGATGAGCGCGCTGGGCGCGGCGAAGGACAAGGCCCGGGGGCACGAGGCGGTCGTGGTCAGCCACCAGCTGCCCATCTGGATCGTCCGGTCGTACGTCGAGCGCCGGCGCCTCTGGCACGACCCGCGCAAGCGCCAGTGCACGCTCGCCTCGCTGACGACCTTCACGTACCAGGGCGACCGGATCGTCTCCGTCGGCTACACCGAGCCGGCCCGCGACCTGGTCCCGGCCCACCTCCTCGCCGGCGCGAAGCCGGTCAAGGGCCAGGCCAAGGCCTTCGGGGCGTAG
- a CDS encoding polysaccharide deacetylase family protein: MRALSRRGMLGLGAGAAAVSLAGCGGLTGSDDSRQADGSGGDSAQGGAKPKPTARPIGDGSTSHTGKQPHQPSAPEPLEPGQTPPQFVVFSWDGAGEVGNGLFPRFLDLAKEHGASMTFFLSGLYLLPESKKRLYNPPNNPRGASDIGYLTDDHVKATLKNVHRAWLEGHEIGTHFNGHFCGESHGSVKNWTPRQWRSEIDQAKAFVKEWRTNTGWTDLPSLPFDYDKELVGGRTPCLLGQDNLLPTARELGWRYDASSPGGLQVWPTKRQGIWDLPLQQIPFPGRGFEVLSMDYNMLANQSLATTKAPAHNYPGWRKQSAQAYIQGFKRSYETNRAPLFIGNHFEQWNGGIYMDAVEESFKHIAREKEKGADVRLVSFRQFTDWLDAQRPEVLEKLRTLGVGQQPAGGWREFTGRTSTPGADPSRNAA; encoded by the coding sequence ATGCGCGCTCTCTCCCGCAGGGGAATGCTCGGACTCGGCGCGGGAGCCGCCGCCGTCTCGCTCGCCGGGTGCGGCGGTCTCACGGGCTCGGACGACTCCCGCCAGGCCGACGGTTCCGGCGGCGACTCCGCGCAGGGCGGAGCGAAGCCCAAGCCCACCGCCCGCCCCATCGGCGACGGGTCGACCAGTCACACCGGCAAGCAGCCCCACCAGCCCTCGGCGCCCGAGCCGCTCGAGCCGGGCCAGACCCCGCCGCAGTTCGTCGTGTTCTCCTGGGACGGGGCCGGCGAGGTCGGCAACGGCCTCTTCCCGCGCTTCCTGGACCTCGCCAAGGAGCACGGCGCGAGCATGACCTTCTTCCTGTCCGGGCTGTACCTGCTGCCCGAGTCGAAGAAGCGCCTCTACAACCCGCCCAACAACCCCCGCGGCGCCTCCGACATCGGCTACCTCACCGACGACCACGTCAAGGCGACCCTGAAGAACGTCCACCGAGCCTGGCTCGAGGGCCACGAGATCGGCACCCACTTCAACGGGCACTTCTGCGGCGAGTCCCACGGCTCCGTCAAGAACTGGACGCCCCGGCAGTGGCGCAGCGAGATCGACCAGGCCAAGGCCTTCGTGAAGGAGTGGCGCACCAACACCGGCTGGACCGACCTGCCGTCGCTGCCGTTCGACTACGACAAGGAACTCGTCGGCGGCCGTACGCCCTGTCTGCTCGGCCAGGACAACCTGCTGCCCACCGCCCGCGAGCTCGGCTGGCGCTACGACGCCTCCTCGCCCGGCGGTCTCCAGGTCTGGCCCACCAAGCGCCAGGGCATATGGGACCTGCCCCTGCAGCAGATACCTTTCCCCGGCCGCGGCTTCGAGGTCCTGTCGATGGACTACAACATGCTGGCCAACCAGTCCCTCGCGACCACGAAGGCACCCGCCCACAACTACCCGGGCTGGCGGAAGCAGTCGGCGCAGGCGTACATCCAGGGATTCAAGCGGTCATATGAGACAAACCGGGCACCCTTGTTCATCGGCAACCACTTCGAACAGTGGAACGGCGGCATCTACATGGACGCCGTCGAGGAGTCCTTCAAGCACATCGCGCGCGAGAAGGAGAAGGGCGCGGATGTGCGTCTCGTCTCCTTCCGGCAGTTCACCGACTGGCTGGACGCGCAGCGGCCCGAGGTGCTCGAAAAGCTCCGCACGCTCGGCGTCGGACAGCAGCCGGCCGGTGGCTGGCGGGAGTTCACCGGCCGGACCTCCACGCCCGGCGCGGACCCCTCGCGGAACGCCGCCTGA
- a CDS encoding TlpA family protein disulfide reductase, with product MSADSAPQRSNRTTRATERTRRVRRSAVLTAGLAASALLVTACGSGGTSGGGGNTNFVTGTDGVATVAQGKRTPAPDLSGKTIASKTLDVADYKGKVVVLNVWGSWCNPCRAEAKYFAKVSKAYAGKGVQFVGINTRDTSTGAALAFEKDWDITYPSLYDPTGKLLLRFKKGTLNPQAIPSTLILDRDGKIAARSLSALSEERLLKMLKPVVAEK from the coding sequence ATGAGTGCCGACAGCGCCCCCCAGCGTTCGAACCGCACGACCCGTGCCACCGAGCGCACCCGCCGTGTCCGCCGTAGCGCCGTCCTGACCGCCGGTCTCGCCGCGAGCGCACTCCTCGTCACCGCGTGCGGCTCCGGCGGCACCTCCGGCGGGGGCGGCAACACCAACTTCGTCACCGGCACCGACGGCGTCGCCACCGTCGCCCAGGGCAAGCGCACCCCGGCCCCCGACCTGTCCGGCAAGACCATCGCCAGCAAGACCCTCGACGTCGCCGACTACAAGGGCAAGGTCGTCGTCCTCAACGTGTGGGGTTCTTGGTGCAACCCCTGCCGCGCCGAGGCCAAGTACTTCGCGAAGGTCTCCAAGGCCTACGCCGGCAAGGGCGTGCAGTTCGTCGGCATCAACACCCGGGACACCTCCACCGGCGCGGCCCTCGCCTTCGAGAAGGACTGGGACATCACCTACCCCAGCCTCTACGACCCCACCGGCAAGCTGCTGCTGCGCTTCAAGAAGGGCACCCTCAACCCGCAGGCGATCCCCTCCACGCTCATCCTCGACCGCGACGGCAAGATCGCGGCCCGCTCGCTGTCCGCGCTCAGCGAGGAACGGCTGCTGAAGATGCTCAAGCCGGTCGTCGCCGAGAAGTGA
- a CDS encoding cytochrome c biogenesis CcdA family protein has translation MSALTTLAAVADPNGTVLNGALLVALPIALLGGVVSFFSPCVLPLVPGYLSYVTGVAGTDLAEARRGRMVAGASLFVAGFTAVFVSGGALFGYFGQTLQEQQGVLSKVLGVLMILMGVFFMGLMPWLTQREFRFHRRPVAGLAGAPLLGALFGIGWTPCIGPTLASVQALAIDQASAGRGAVLTIAYCLGLGVPFVLAAVAFRKALGAFGWIKRHYVWVMRIGGTMMIVTGLLLLTGAWDRIVQEMQVWSDGFTVGI, from the coding sequence GTGAGCGCCCTCACCACGCTCGCCGCGGTGGCGGACCCCAACGGCACGGTGCTCAACGGCGCCCTGCTGGTCGCCCTGCCGATCGCGCTGCTCGGCGGGGTCGTCTCCTTCTTCTCGCCCTGCGTCCTGCCCCTGGTGCCCGGCTACCTGTCCTATGTGACGGGCGTCGCGGGCACCGACCTCGCCGAGGCGCGGCGCGGCCGGATGGTCGCGGGCGCCTCCCTGTTCGTGGCGGGCTTCACCGCCGTGTTCGTCTCCGGCGGGGCGCTGTTCGGCTACTTCGGACAGACGCTGCAGGAGCAGCAGGGCGTGCTGTCCAAGGTGCTCGGCGTCCTCATGATCCTCATGGGCGTCTTCTTCATGGGTCTGATGCCCTGGCTCACCCAGCGGGAGTTCCGTTTCCACCGGCGGCCCGTGGCCGGGCTGGCCGGCGCGCCCCTGCTGGGCGCCCTGTTCGGCATCGGCTGGACGCCCTGCATCGGCCCCACCCTCGCCTCCGTGCAGGCGCTCGCCATCGACCAGGCCAGCGCCGGACGCGGTGCCGTGCTGACCATCGCGTACTGTCTGGGCCTGGGCGTGCCGTTCGTGCTCGCCGCGGTCGCCTTCCGCAAGGCCCTGGGAGCCTTCGGCTGGATCAAGCGCCACTACGTCTGGGTGATGCGGATCGGCGGCACCATGATGATCGTGACCGGTCTGCTGCTGCTGACCGGCGCGTGGGACCGCATCGTGCAGGAGATGCAGGTCTGGTCCGACGGCTTCACTGTGGGGATCTGA
- the resB gene encoding cytochrome c biogenesis protein ResB has product MSKTTASDPAPSAAEDQELGDAGSQLSTAPKEEAPNLPALGVIGWARWFWRQLTSMRVALLLLLLLSLGAIPGSLIPQSGSDETKVADFRKAHPTLGDVYDKIGMFHVYSSVWFSAIYILLFISLIGCIVPRTWQFVGQLRGLPPGAPRRLNRLPAHTTWRTTAEPEQVHEAALALLKKRRFRAHRTGDAVAAEKGYLREVGNLVFHIALIVMLVAFAWGQLYKSEGNKLVVEGNGFSNTLTQYDDFKSGNLFTSDDLVPFSFNLKKFTGTYERTGPNKGTPRVYKAGITYSAGAYGKDETDTVEVNHPLEIGDSKVYLVSHGYAPVVTVRDAKGKVVFDDAVPLLPLDANVTSSGVVKVLDGYRNAKGEKEQLGFNAFFVPTFGGHASGTMLSQFPALDNPLLALSAYHGDLGADSGIPQSVYQMDRSNMKEFKNSEGKLFKKLLKPGETMTLPNGAGSVTFGKDIKEWAGFQVVQQPGSGWALAGALAAIGGLAASLFIQRRRVWVRAVKGADGVTVVEMAGLGRSESAKVPEELGHLAGDLYEQAPGAPDDPADFPDPDQEPGTEPPVPAEGAEKQ; this is encoded by the coding sequence ATGAGCAAGACCACCGCCTCCGACCCGGCCCCCTCCGCCGCCGAGGACCAGGAGCTGGGTGACGCCGGCTCCCAGCTGTCCACCGCCCCCAAGGAGGAGGCGCCCAACCTGCCCGCCCTGGGCGTCATCGGCTGGGCCCGCTGGTTCTGGCGGCAGCTGACCTCCATGCGGGTCGCCCTGCTGCTGCTCCTGCTGCTCTCCCTCGGCGCGATCCCCGGCTCGCTCATCCCGCAGTCCGGCAGCGACGAGACGAAGGTCGCCGACTTCCGCAAGGCGCACCCGACGCTGGGGGACGTCTACGACAAGATCGGCATGTTCCACGTCTACAGCTCGGTGTGGTTCTCCGCGATCTACATCCTGCTGTTCATCTCCCTCATCGGCTGCATCGTGCCCCGCACCTGGCAGTTCGTCGGCCAGCTGCGCGGCCTGCCGCCCGGCGCGCCCCGGCGGCTGAACCGGCTGCCCGCCCACACCACCTGGCGCACCACGGCCGAACCCGAGCAGGTCCACGAGGCCGCTCTCGCCCTGCTGAAGAAGCGCCGCTTCCGCGCCCACCGCACCGGGGACGCCGTCGCCGCCGAGAAGGGCTACCTGCGCGAGGTCGGCAACCTCGTCTTCCACATCGCCCTCATCGTGATGCTGGTCGCCTTCGCCTGGGGCCAGCTGTACAAGTCCGAGGGCAACAAGCTGGTCGTCGAGGGCAACGGCTTCTCCAACACCCTCACCCAGTACGACGACTTCAAGTCCGGCAACCTCTTCACGTCGGACGACCTGGTGCCGTTCAGCTTCAACCTGAAGAAGTTCACCGGCACCTACGAGCGCACCGGCCCCAACAAGGGCACCCCGCGCGTCTACAAGGCCGGCATCACCTACAGCGCGGGCGCCTACGGCAAGGACGAGACCGACACCGTCGAGGTGAACCACCCGCTGGAGATCGGCGACTCCAAGGTCTACCTCGTCAGCCACGGCTACGCCCCGGTCGTCACGGTCCGCGACGCCAAGGGCAAGGTCGTCTTCGACGACGCCGTACCGCTGCTGCCGCTGGACGCCAACGTCACCTCCTCCGGTGTCGTCAAGGTCCTCGACGGCTACCGCAACGCCAAGGGCGAGAAGGAGCAGCTCGGCTTCAACGCGTTCTTCGTGCCGACCTTCGGCGGCCACGCCAGCGGCACGATGCTGTCGCAGTTCCCCGCGCTGGACAATCCGCTGCTCGCGCTGTCCGCCTACCACGGCGACCTCGGGGCCGACTCGGGCATCCCGCAGAGCGTGTACCAGATGGACCGCAGCAACATGAAGGAGTTCAAGAACTCCGAGGGCAAGCTGTTCAAGAAGCTGCTGAAGCCCGGCGAGACCATGACGCTCCCGAACGGCGCCGGTTCGGTCACCTTCGGCAAGGACATCAAGGAGTGGGCCGGCTTCCAGGTCGTCCAGCAGCCCGGCAGCGGCTGGGCCCTCGCCGGTGCCCTCGCCGCGATCGGCGGCCTGGCCGCCTCCCTGTTCATCCAGCGCCGCCGCGTCTGGGTGCGCGCCGTCAAGGGCGCCGACGGCGTCACCGTCGTCGAGATGGCCGGCCTCGGCCGCAGCGAGTCCGCCAAGGTCCCCGAGGAACTGGGGCACCTCGCCGGCGACCTCTACGAGCAGGCGCCCGGCGCCCCCGACGACCCCGCAGATTTCCCCGACCCCGACCAGGAGCCGGGTACCGAACCCCCCGTACCTGCCGAAGGGGCTGAGAAGCAGTGA